A genomic window from Pseudomonas argentinensis includes:
- the flhF gene encoding flagellar biosynthesis protein FlhF has product MQVKRFFAADMRQAMKLVRDELGADATIIANRRVAGGVELTAALDYQAPPVPARQANPALEAELRKTQSRIASAHAELTTRSQLDAGKDRQLFGAAPATPSADSLDAVLQRQQQKPAAASVDQSALDSMRSELHGLRELIEMQMGSMAWGQMQARRPQQATLWRRLQRMGLPAELARTLLERVASIADQRQAWRMVLAHLAHSIQTPKQEPMEEGGVIALVGPAGMGKTTTLAKLAARYVLKYGAASIALVSMDSYRIGAQEQLKTLGRILGVSVTQVDPGQSLTQALAPLARKRVVLIDTAGLPANDPALRMQLEALASRGINARNYLVLAATSQAQVLKAAYHSYKRCGLAGCILSKLDEAASMGEVLGLAIGHRLPVAYLADGPRIPDDVHVPRSHQLVSRAVGLQAPDEPSEDTMADMFAGLYQNPARQAG; this is encoded by the coding sequence ATGCAGGTCAAACGCTTTTTCGCTGCCGATATGCGCCAAGCCATGAAGCTGGTGCGCGATGAGCTGGGCGCCGATGCGACCATCATCGCCAACCGCCGCGTGGCCGGTGGTGTGGAATTGACGGCTGCGCTCGATTATCAGGCTCCGCCGGTACCGGCGCGGCAGGCCAACCCGGCGCTGGAAGCCGAGCTGCGCAAGACCCAGTCGCGCATCGCTTCGGCCCATGCCGAACTGACCACGCGCAGTCAGCTCGATGCCGGCAAGGACCGTCAGCTGTTTGGCGCGGCGCCTGCCACACCGTCCGCCGACAGCCTGGATGCCGTGTTGCAGCGCCAGCAGCAGAAGCCGGCTGCGGCCTCGGTTGATCAGTCGGCGCTGGATTCCATGCGCTCCGAACTGCATGGCCTGCGTGAGTTGATCGAAATGCAGATGGGTTCGATGGCCTGGGGGCAGATGCAGGCCCGGCGTCCACAGCAGGCCACCTTGTGGCGTCGCCTGCAGCGTATGGGGCTGCCCGCCGAACTGGCGCGCACGCTGCTCGAGCGCGTGGCGTCGATCGCCGATCAGCGCCAGGCCTGGCGCATGGTGCTGGCGCACCTCGCCCATTCGATTCAGACGCCCAAGCAGGAACCGATGGAAGAGGGCGGCGTGATCGCCCTGGTCGGCCCGGCCGGCATGGGCAAGACCACCACCCTGGCCAAGCTGGCCGCTCGCTACGTACTCAAGTACGGCGCCGCCAGCATCGCCCTGGTGAGCATGGACAGCTACCGCATCGGTGCCCAGGAGCAGCTCAAGACCCTGGGACGGATTCTTGGCGTCTCGGTGACCCAGGTCGACCCCGGGCAGTCGCTGACCCAGGCCCTGGCGCCACTGGCTCGCAAGCGCGTGGTGCTGATCGACACCGCCGGCCTGCCCGCCAACGATCCGGCGCTGCGCATGCAACTCGAGGCGCTGGCCAGTCGCGGCATCAATGCCCGCAATTACCTGGTGCTGGCCGCTACCAGCCAGGCCCAGGTGCTCAAGGCGGCCTATCACAGCTACAAGCGCTGTGGGCTGGCCGGCTGCATTCTGAGTAAACTGGACGAAGCTGCCAGCATGGGCGAGGTCTTGGGCCTGGCTATTGGCCACCGCCTGCCGGTAGCCTACCTGGCAGATGGTCCGCGCATTCCGGATGACGTGCACGTGCCGCGCAGCCACCAGCTGGTCAGTCGCGCCGTTGGCCTGCAGGCACCCGATGAGCCGAGCGAGGATACGATGGCCGACATGTTCGCCGGGCTCTATCAGAACCCGGCCAGGCAGGCCGGTTGA